A window of Christiangramia forsetii KT0803 contains these coding sequences:
- a CDS encoding HYR domain-containing protein: MKNYLPETGKIRSFFFLCFFLLLNVFMGVAQSVTSDKDDYAPGETAIITGKGWTGDSIVNVHFNEAPVVDHIHDYHDTTVDENGNFVINFPILERHLGVAFKVEVVGATTGRKAFTYFTDGNSVVLSAGSQNGAVNSGTGGNVTFLINAQRDGAGNAFSVALTANSLPPGVTASFSPSTLNYPKQNPNIVLNSTLTLNVGSAVLAGSYQFNISPSDGDTILAILIVDGTACTVPVINVPSNIISNSAADSCGSVISYNVSTTAGTPPFSYTYSTTGATVTNSTSGTGSGSLFNVGVTNVTVTAGNSCGNDKESFAVTVTDDGPPVLTAGANQDVVLGENCSIIVPDVTGSATDNCAGTMITQLPTAGTVVTAIDGEIINVEVTATDAAGNTDTVNVILTAQDETDPVLTAAANQEVVLGENCSIVVPDVTGSATDNCAGTTITQLPTAGTIVTAIDGETINVEVTATDAAGNTDIASVVLTAQDETDPILTAGANQDVILGENCSIIVPDVTGSATDNCAGTTFTQLPTAGTVVTAIDGEIINIEVTATDAAGNTDEATVVLTAQDETDPVLTAAANQYVILGENCSIVVPDVTGSATDNCVGTTITQLPTAGTVVTAIDGETINIEVTATDAAGNTDTASVILTAQDETDPILTAGANQDVILGENCSIVVPDVTGSATDNCAGTTITQLPTAGTVVTAIDGDTINVEVTATDAAGNTDTATVVLTAQDETDPVLTAAANQDVILGENCSIVVPDVTGSATDNCAGTTITQLPIAGTVVTAIDGETINVEVTATDAAGNTDTANVILTAQDETDPVLNAGANQEVVLGENCSIIVPDVTGSATDNCEGTTITQLPTAGTVVTAIDGETINVEVTATDAAGNTDTANVILTAQDETDPVLTAGVNQDVILGENCSIVVPDVTGSATDNCAGTTITQLPTAGTVVSTIDGETVNVEVTATDAAGNTDTATVILTAQDETDPIITAGANQDVVLGENCSIIVPDVTGSATDNCAGTTITQLPTAGTVVTAIDGETIEVEVTATDAAGNTDIASVVLTAQDETDPVLTAGANQDVILGENCSIVVPDVTGSATDNCAGTTFTQLPTAGTIVTAIDGETINVGVTATDAAGNTDTATVVLTAQDETDPILTAAANQDVILGENCSIVVPDVTGSATDNCAGTTITQLPTAGTVVTAIDGETINVEVTATDAAGNTDTATVVLTAQDETDPSITCPSNQTRANDAGTCSYTVISTEFDPSFDDNCSGATASNDYNNSSTLAGAIFKEGETEVTWTVKDVAGNQTACKFKVTVTNEAPVINSLSGPVGPVQVGTEITLTAQFTDNNLESATWRLITNDAVVDIYTYSCEDCIEGNTITGSFTPEPGVYIVELEVTDSCGEIQTLQYEYIVIFDPTDGFVTGGGWIDSPVGAMGGGYADATGRANFGFNAKYKNGRNNVNEVDGHTNFQFKAGDLHFSSFEHDDMSLVISGKKATYTGYGTVNGIGNHRFRVIAIDGNTNGENAPDEFRIKIWGNNSNSVVLYDNQRGEAESSDLATSLSGGSIVIHKPKGGVKNNKNVELTEKTEVQNLEPESLEILNSLGVAPNPMSYSTEIRFSLKERVRADLVIYDFNGKLVRSLYSQVVDANEVIQVTFNRDNLMSGIYICKLSTGSGKTYEKQIIIK, encoded by the coding sequence ATGAAGAATTATTTACCTGAAACGGGTAAAATAAGGAGTTTCTTTTTCCTTTGTTTTTTCCTGTTATTAAATGTGTTTATGGGTGTTGCGCAGTCGGTAACATCAGATAAAGATGACTATGCTCCCGGAGAGACAGCAATTATTACTGGAAAGGGTTGGACAGGGGACTCTATTGTCAACGTTCATTTTAATGAAGCCCCGGTGGTGGATCACATTCACGACTATCACGATACAACTGTTGATGAAAATGGAAATTTTGTTATCAATTTTCCAATTTTGGAAAGGCATTTAGGTGTGGCTTTTAAAGTTGAGGTGGTAGGAGCAACAACAGGAAGGAAGGCTTTTACTTATTTTACGGACGGGAATTCGGTAGTGTTGTCTGCTGGTAGCCAAAATGGTGCAGTTAATAGCGGAACAGGAGGTAATGTGACGTTTTTAATAAATGCTCAAAGAGATGGTGCAGGAAATGCATTTTCAGTAGCTCTAACAGCTAATAGTCTTCCGCCTGGGGTGACTGCCAGTTTTTCTCCTTCAACCTTGAACTATCCAAAGCAAAATCCCAATATAGTTCTCAACTCCACCCTTACATTAAATGTAGGAAGCGCAGTATTAGCTGGTTCTTATCAATTTAATATTTCACCCTCGGATGGAGATACTATTTTAGCTATTTTAATTGTGGATGGTACTGCTTGCACAGTACCAGTAATAAATGTGCCATCTAATATTATCTCCAATAGTGCCGCTGATAGTTGCGGTTCAGTAATTAGCTATAATGTTTCAACAACAGCGGGAACACCACCTTTTTCTTATACTTATTCTACTACTGGTGCTACGGTTACGAATAGCACTTCTGGAACTGGTAGTGGGTCTTTGTTTAATGTGGGAGTAACAAATGTCACTGTTACTGCTGGCAATAGTTGTGGGAATGATAAGGAGAGTTTTGCGGTGACAGTGACCGACGATGGCCCTCCTGTCCTTACCGCAGGCGCTAACCAGGATGTAGTTCTTGGCGAGAATTGTTCGATAATAGTTCCTGATGTCACCGGATCTGCAACCGACAATTGTGCGGGCACAATGATTACCCAACTTCCAACAGCCGGAACAGTGGTGACTGCTATTGATGGAGAGATCATTAATGTTGAAGTAACGGCTACGGATGCTGCTGGAAATACAGATACCGTTAATGTTATACTGACTGCTCAGGACGAAACTGATCCAGTCCTTACCGCAGCTGCCAACCAGGAGGTTGTTCTTGGCGAGAATTGTTCGATAGTAGTTCCGGATGTCACCGGATCTGCAACCGACAATTGTGCGGGCACTACTATTACCCAACTTCCAACAGCTGGAACAATAGTAACTGCTATTGATGGAGAAACGATTAATGTTGAAGTGACCGCTACAGATGCTGCCGGAAATACCGATATCGCTTCTGTGGTATTGACCGCTCAGGATGAAACTGATCCGATACTTACTGCAGGGGCTAATCAGGATGTAATCCTTGGCGAGAATTGCTCGATAATAGTTCCGGATGTAACCGGATCTGCAACCGACAATTGTGCTGGAACAACGTTTACCCAACTTCCAACAGCCGGAACAGTAGTAACTGCTATTGATGGAGAGATCATTAATATTGAAGTAACGGCTACCGATGCCGCTGGAAATACCGATGAAGCAACAGTAGTACTTACCGCTCAGGATGAAACTGATCCTGTACTTACTGCAGCTGCAAATCAGTATGTAATTCTTGGTGAGAATTGTTCGATAGTAGTTCCTGATGTCACCGGATCTGCAACCGACAATTGTGTGGGTACAACGATTACCCAACTTCCAACAGCCGGAACAGTAGTAACTGCTATTGATGGAGAGACCATTAATATTGAAGTAACGGCTACGGATGCTGCTGGAAACACAGACACTGCTAGTGTAATACTGACTGCTCAGGATGAAACTGATCCGATACTTACCGCAGGGGCTAATCAGGATGTAATTCTTGGCGAGAATTGTTCGATAGTAGTTCCGGATGTAACCGGATCTGCAACCGACAATTGTGCTGGAACAACGATTACCCAACTTCCAACAGCCGGAACAGTAGTGACCGCTATTGACGGAGATACAATCAATGTTGAAGTAACCGCTACGGATGCTGCTGGAAACACAGATACAGCTACCGTGGTATTGACCGCTCAGGATGAAACTGATCCTGTACTTACTGCAGCGGCCAACCAGGATGTAATTCTTGGCGAGAATTGTTCAATAGTAGTTCCGGATGTCACCGGATCTGCAACCGACAATTGTGCTGGAACAACGATTACCCAACTTCCAATAGCCGGAACAGTAGTAACCGCCATTGATGGAGAAACCATTAATGTTGAAGTAACGGCTACGGATGCTGCTGGAAATACAGACACTGCTAATGTAATACTGACTGCCCAGGATGAAACTGATCCTGTCCTTAACGCAGGTGCCAACCAGGAGGTTGTCCTTGGCGAGAATTGTTCTATAATAGTTCCGGATGTGACCGGATCTGCAACCGATAATTGCGAGGGCACTACTATTACCCAACTTCCAACAGCCGGAACAGTAGTGACCGCCATTGATGGAGAAACCATTAATGTTGAAGTAACGGCTACGGATGCTGCTGGAAACACAGACACTGCTAATGTAATACTGACTGCCCAGGATGAAACTGATCCTGTCCTTACCGCAGGCGTTAATCAGGATGTAATCCTTGGTGAGAATTGTTCGATAGTAGTTCCGGATGTAACCGGATCTGCAACCGACAATTGTGCTGGAACAACGATTACCCAACTTCCAACAGCCGGAACAGTAGTAAGCACCATTGATGGAGAGACTGTAAATGTTGAAGTAACAGCTACTGATGCTGCCGGAAATACAGATACAGCTACTGTGATATTGACTGCTCAGGATGAAACTGATCCGATAATTACCGCAGGGGCTAATCAGGATGTAGTTCTTGGTGAGAATTGTTCTATAATAGTTCCTGATGTCACCGGATCTGCAACCGACAATTGTGCTGGAACAACGATTACCCAACTTCCAACAGCCGGAACAGTAGTAACCGCCATTGATGGGGAGACGATTGAGGTTGAAGTAACAGCTACTGATGCTGCTGGAAATACGGATATCGCTTCAGTTGTATTGACCGCTCAGGATGAAACTGATCCGGTACTTACTGCAGGGGCTAATCAGGATGTAATCCTTGGCGAGAATTGTTCGATAGTAGTTCCGGATGTCACCGGATCTGCAACCGACAATTGTGCGGGCACTACTTTTACCCAACTTCCAACAGCTGGAACAATAGTAACTGCTATTGATGGAGAAACAATCAATGTTGGAGTAACCGCTACAGATGCTGCCGGAAATACAGATACAGCTACCGTGGTATTGACCGCTCAGGATGAAACTGATCCGATCCTAACTGCAGCGGCCAATCAGGATGTAATCCTTGGCGAGAATTGTTCGATAGTAGTTCCGGATGTGACCGGATCTGCAACCGACAATTGTGCTGGAACAACGATTACCCAACTTCCAACAGCCGGAACAGTAGTAACTGCTATTGATGGAGAAACGATTAATGTTGAAGTAACCGCTACGGATGCTGCTGGAAATACAGATACAGCTACCGTGGTATTGACCGCTCAGGATGAAACTGATCCATCAATTACCTGTCCATCTAATCAAACAAGAGCCAATGATGCGGGAACTTGTTCCTATACAGTTATAAGTACTGAATTTGATCCTAGCTTTGATGATAATTGTTCAGGTGCCACTGCTTCTAATGATTACAATAACTCATCTACTTTAGCAGGGGCTATATTTAAAGAAGGAGAAACAGAAGTTACCTGGACAGTAAAAGATGTTGCAGGTAATCAAACTGCTTGTAAATTTAAAGTAACTGTAACGAATGAAGCTCCAGTAATAAATAGTCTTAGTGGCCCTGTAGGACCTGTTCAAGTTGGAACTGAAATAACTTTAACTGCTCAATTTACAGATAACAATTTGGAGTCTGCAACCTGGAGGTTAATTACGAATGATGCGGTTGTAGATATATATACGTATTCTTGTGAGGATTGTATAGAAGGAAACACTATTACTGGAAGTTTCACTCCGGAGCCGGGAGTTTATATAGTAGAACTAGAAGTGACAGATTCCTGTGGCGAGATTCAAACTCTTCAGTACGAGTATATAGTCATATTTGATCCTACCGATGGTTTTGTAACCGGTGGTGGCTGGATAGATTCGCCAGTAGGTGCTATGGGAGGGGGTTATGCGGATGCTACAGGAAGAGCGAACTTCGGTTTCAACGCCAAGTATAAAAATGGCAGGAACAATGTGAACGAAGTTGATGGTCATACCAACTTCCAATTTAAAGCGGGTGACCTTCATTTTTCAAGCTTTGAACACGATGACATGAGCTTGGTAATATCAGGAAAAAAAGCCACTTATACAGGCTATGGAACCGTTAATGGAATTGGGAATCATAGATTTAGAGTAATTGCCATAGATGGAAATACCAATGGGGAAAACGCTCCTGATGAATTTAGGATCAAGATATGGGGAAATAATTCCAACAGCGTTGTGCTTTATGATAATCAGCGGGGAGAAGCAGAAAGTTCAGATCTTGCAACCTCGCTCAGTGGCGGCTCTATAGTAATCCATAAACCAAAAGGGGGAGTTAAGAATAATAAAAATGTAGAGTTAACAGAAAAAACTGAAGTTCAGAATCTGGAGCCAGAATCATTGGAAATCCTGAATTCACTTGGAGTTGCACCAAATCCAATGAGTTATTCAACTGAAATACGTTTCAGTTTAAAAGAAAGAGTACGGGCAGACCTTGTGATCTATGATTTTAATGGAAAACTTGTAAGAAGCTTGTATTCACAGGTAGTAGATGCAAACGAAGTTATTCAGGTGACTTTTAATCGGGATAACCTTATGAGTGGAATCTATATTTGTAAATTATCCACAGGCTCAGGAAAAACTTATGAAAAACAGATTATAATAAAATAA
- the rpe gene encoding ribulose-phosphate 3-epimerase: protein MSNKLIAPSVLASDFGNLQRDVEMINNSEADWFHIDIMDGVFVPNISFGMPVLKAISKHAKKTIDVHLMIVDPDRYIKEFAQLGANILTVHYEACTHLHRTLQAIKAEGMKAGVAINPHTSVDLLKDVIKDIDLVCIMSVNPGFGGQSFIDNTFSKVQRLKEIIKMNNASTLIEIDGGVTDKNAAELAKAGADVLVAGSFVFKTEDQPQTIKNLKKIANS, encoded by the coding sequence ATGAGCAACAAACTTATTGCCCCTTCAGTATTAGCCTCTGATTTCGGAAATCTACAACGAGATGTAGAAATGATCAATAATAGTGAAGCTGACTGGTTTCATATTGATATTATGGATGGAGTCTTTGTTCCAAATATATCTTTTGGGATGCCGGTGTTGAAAGCAATTTCTAAACATGCTAAAAAAACAATTGATGTTCATCTCATGATCGTAGATCCTGATAGATATATCAAAGAATTTGCCCAATTAGGAGCTAATATCCTTACAGTACATTATGAGGCTTGCACCCATCTGCACCGAACATTACAGGCTATTAAAGCTGAAGGCATGAAGGCTGGTGTTGCTATTAACCCACATACAAGTGTAGATCTTTTGAAAGATGTGATTAAAGATATCGACTTAGTTTGCATCATGAGTGTGAATCCCGGGTTTGGAGGTCAGAGTTTTATTGATAATACTTTTAGCAAAGTACAACGCTTAAAAGAAATAATCAAAATGAACAACGCCTCTACCTTAATTGAAATTGATGGTGGCGTTACAGATAAAAATGCTGCGGAACTTGCCAAAGCAGGTGCAGATGTGCTTGTTGCAGGTAGTTTTGTCTTTAAAACTGAAGACCAGCCACAAACCATAAAAAACTTAAAGAAAATTGCAAATTCCTGA
- a CDS encoding YpdA family putative bacillithiol disulfide reductase → MQIPENKYDVVIIGGGPIGIACALEAEKKGLSYIVLEKGCLVNSLFHYPTNMTFFSTSEKLELDNIPFISNNPKPGKREALEYYRRIATTNDINIHLFEKVTNIKSAADNVHNIITSKNEYQAENVIVATGFYDIPNYLGVKGEELPKVSHYYNDPHYYATQKTIVVGASNSAVDAALEIYRKGGDVTMIVRKPEIGDRVKYWVRPDIINRIEEGSIKAYFNSSLREIKENEVILDTPNGEEIIENDFTLLLTGYRPNFGFLQDLGIKLSEDGKKIPLYNENTMETNVPGIFLAGVICGGVETHKWFIENSRIHAKIIINHLDKKQDILTST, encoded by the coding sequence TTGCAAATTCCTGAAAACAAATACGATGTCGTAATTATTGGAGGTGGTCCAATAGGCATAGCCTGCGCTTTGGAAGCAGAAAAAAAGGGACTTTCATATATTGTTCTTGAGAAAGGATGTCTGGTTAACTCTCTGTTCCACTACCCTACCAATATGACTTTCTTTTCTACTTCAGAGAAACTGGAATTGGATAATATTCCATTTATTAGTAATAATCCAAAGCCAGGGAAACGAGAAGCTTTGGAGTATTACAGGAGGATTGCTACCACGAATGATATTAATATTCATTTATTCGAAAAAGTTACTAACATCAAATCTGCCGCCGATAATGTACATAATATTATTACTTCAAAAAATGAATACCAGGCAGAAAATGTAATTGTTGCAACAGGTTTTTATGATATTCCAAATTACCTTGGAGTTAAAGGGGAAGAATTGCCAAAAGTTTCTCATTACTACAATGATCCGCATTATTATGCCACCCAAAAAACTATCGTTGTTGGTGCCAGCAATTCTGCGGTAGATGCAGCATTAGAGATATATAGAAAAGGAGGAGATGTCACCATGATCGTTAGGAAACCTGAGATTGGTGATAGAGTAAAATACTGGGTAAGACCAGATATTATTAACCGTATTGAAGAAGGCAGCATTAAAGCTTATTTTAATTCCTCTTTAAGGGAGATAAAAGAGAATGAAGTGATTTTAGATACTCCTAATGGAGAAGAAATTATCGAAAATGATTTTACGCTCCTGCTCACTGGGTACAGACCCAATTTTGGCTTTCTACAAGATTTAGGAATAAAACTGTCAGAAGACGGTAAAAAAATTCCGCTTTATAATGAGAATACTATGGAGACTAATGTTCCGGGAATATTTCTCGCGGGAGTAATTTGTGGCGGTGTAGAAACCCATAAATGGTTTATCGAAAATTCCAGAATTCATGCAAAAATAATCATAAACCACCTTGATAAAAAACAGGATATATTAACTTCAACATAA
- a CDS encoding polyribonucleotide nucleotidyltransferase, translated as MIPKTFKEVIDLGDGREISIETGKLAKQAHGSVVVQSGKCMLLCTVVSNYEQKDLPFLPLTVDYREKFAAAGRYPGGFFKREARPSDGEVLTMRLVDRVLRPLFPKDYSAETQVMIQLMSHDDEVMPEAMAGLAASAAIQLSDFPFECAISEARVGRVNGEFIINPTRAQLAESDIEMMIGASADSVMMVEGEMDEISEEDMVEAIKFAHEAIKVQIEAQHRLADAFGRKEVREYEDAPENEDLVKKVHDMAYDKVYAVAKAGSSKKERTDAFASIKEEVKASFSEEELEEYGDLVSDYYRKAEKAAVRDLTLNEGIRLDGRKTDEVRDIWCEVDYLPSVHGSSIFTRGETQALATVTLGTSRDANQIDMPSHEGEERFYLHYNFPPFCTGEARPIRGTSRREVGHGNLAQRALKGMIPEECPYTVRVVSEVLESNGSSSMATVCAGTMALMDAGVQMKKPVSGIAMGLISDGDSGKYAVLSDILGDEDHLGDMDFKVTGTADGITACQMDIKVKGLSYEILVNALKQARDGRLHILEKLTDTIAQPNADVKAYAPKMITRRIPNEFIGALIGPGGKVIQELQKETGTTIVINEDPVTEEGIIEILGTEQEGIDKVIAKIESITFKPEKGSVYEVKVIKVLDFGAVVEYMDAPGNEVLLHISELAWERTNDVNDVLKLGDVLDVKYFGLDPKTRKDKVSRKALMEKPEGYKERAPRDRDDKRGSRDNNRGRDNRGRDNRRDDRKPRENKD; from the coding sequence ATGATTCCAAAAACATTTAAGGAGGTTATCGATCTTGGAGATGGAAGAGAAATCTCGATCGAAACCGGAAAATTAGCAAAACAAGCTCACGGTAGCGTTGTAGTGCAATCAGGAAAATGTATGTTGCTTTGTACCGTAGTTTCCAACTACGAACAAAAAGATTTACCTTTCTTACCATTAACGGTAGATTATCGCGAAAAATTTGCAGCAGCTGGTCGTTATCCCGGTGGTTTCTTCAAAAGAGAAGCAAGACCAAGTGATGGCGAAGTATTAACCATGCGTTTAGTAGATCGCGTTTTACGTCCATTATTCCCGAAAGATTATAGCGCAGAAACGCAGGTAATGATCCAATTGATGTCTCATGATGATGAGGTGATGCCAGAAGCTATGGCTGGTTTAGCAGCTTCTGCAGCCATTCAACTTTCAGACTTTCCATTTGAATGCGCAATTTCTGAAGCTAGAGTTGGTCGTGTTAATGGTGAGTTTATCATCAACCCAACTAGAGCGCAATTAGCTGAATCAGACATCGAAATGATGATTGGTGCCTCTGCAGATTCTGTAATGATGGTAGAAGGTGAAATGGACGAGATTTCTGAAGAGGACATGGTAGAAGCCATTAAGTTCGCTCATGAAGCTATTAAGGTTCAAATTGAAGCACAACATCGTTTAGCCGATGCTTTCGGTAGAAAAGAAGTTCGTGAATATGAAGATGCTCCTGAAAATGAAGATTTAGTGAAAAAGGTGCACGATATGGCTTATGATAAAGTCTATGCTGTGGCAAAAGCGGGTTCATCTAAAAAAGAGCGTACTGATGCATTTGCGAGCATTAAAGAAGAAGTAAAAGCATCATTCTCTGAAGAAGAATTAGAAGAATATGGCGACTTAGTGTCTGACTACTACAGAAAAGCTGAAAAAGCTGCCGTTCGCGACCTTACACTTAATGAAGGTATTCGTTTAGATGGCCGTAAGACTGACGAGGTTCGTGACATCTGGTGTGAAGTAGATTATTTACCATCGGTTCATGGGTCTTCGATTTTTACACGTGGCGAAACTCAAGCCTTAGCTACTGTAACTTTGGGAACTTCAAGAGATGCAAACCAAATAGATATGCCATCACACGAAGGTGAAGAGCGTTTCTATTTACATTATAACTTCCCTCCTTTTTGTACAGGTGAAGCCAGACCAATTCGTGGTACTTCCCGTCGTGAAGTAGGTCACGGTAACCTGGCGCAACGTGCACTAAAAGGAATGATTCCAGAGGAATGCCCTTATACTGTAAGAGTAGTTTCTGAAGTATTAGAATCTAACGGTTCTTCTTCTATGGCAACTGTTTGTGCAGGTACAATGGCATTGATGGATGCAGGGGTTCAAATGAAAAAACCAGTTTCTGGAATTGCAATGGGATTAATTTCTGATGGTGACTCCGGAAAATATGCAGTTTTATCTGACATTTTAGGTGATGAAGATCATTTAGGTGATATGGACTTTAAAGTCACAGGTACTGCCGATGGGATTACCGCTTGCCAAATGGACATCAAAGTTAAAGGATTATCTTACGAAATCTTAGTGAATGCCTTGAAACAAGCGCGTGACGGAAGATTACATATCTTAGAGAAATTGACCGATACTATCGCTCAACCTAATGCAGACGTGAAAGCATACGCACCCAAAATGATTACCAGAAGAATTCCTAATGAATTCATCGGTGCATTGATTGGACCTGGAGGAAAAGTGATTCAAGAATTACAAAAAGAAACCGGAACAACTATTGTAATTAATGAAGATCCGGTAACTGAAGAAGGAATTATAGAAATTCTTGGAACTGAGCAGGAAGGAATTGATAAGGTTATCGCTAAGATAGAATCTATCACTTTTAAGCCAGAAAAAGGAAGTGTTTACGAAGTAAAAGTGATCAAAGTTCTTGATTTTGGTGCTGTGGTAGAATATATGGATGCTCCGGGGAACGAAGTATTACTTCATATTTCTGAATTAGCATGGGAACGTACCAATGATGTGAACGATGTTCTTAAATTAGGTGATGTACTAGATGTTAAGTATTTTGGTCTTGATCCTAAAACAAGAAAAGATAAAGTTTCTAGAAAAGCTTTGATGGAAAAACCTGAAGGTTATAAAGAAAGAGCTCCTAGAGACAGAGATGACAAACGTGGATCTCGCGATAATAATCGTGGTAGAGATAACCGTGGTCGCGATAATCGTCGTGACGATAGAAAACCAAGAGAGAATAAAGACTAA
- a CDS encoding GatB/YqeY domain-containing protein has translation MSLQEKVMAEMKVAMKAKDSTKLEALRAVKGAILLANTESSSKDGLSEEEENKLLQKLVKQRKDSAQIYKEQGREDLAEPELEQAAVIEQFLPEQMSEAEIEAEVEKIIAETGASGMQDMGKVMGMASGKLAGKADGKTISMIVKKKLS, from the coding sequence ATGAGTTTACAGGAAAAAGTGATGGCCGAAATGAAGGTCGCGATGAAAGCTAAAGACAGTACTAAGCTTGAGGCATTAAGAGCTGTTAAAGGAGCTATTTTACTGGCTAATACCGAATCATCTTCAAAAGATGGATTATCTGAAGAAGAAGAAAATAAACTTTTACAGAAATTGGTAAAGCAGCGTAAGGATAGCGCTCAAATCTATAAGGAGCAGGGGAGAGAAGATCTTGCTGAACCGGAGTTGGAGCAGGCTGCAGTGATTGAGCAGTTTCTACCTGAGCAAATGAGTGAAGCTGAAATTGAAGCTGAAGTTGAAAAGATCATAGCTGAAACCGGAGCTTCCGGAATGCAGGATATGGGTAAAGTAATGGGAATGGCCTCTGGAAAGTTAGCTGGTAAAGCTGATGGGAAAACAATATCCATGATCGTAAAAAAGAAATTGAGTTAA
- a CDS encoding BLUF domain-containing protein, translated as MRYAISYVSTASKDLQENEIQRILYSSEDQNNKDNITGLLLFSEGNFFQVIEGRKEDVTELYRKIENDRRHHNIIKLFQKPIHNESFDGYKSDFISEDAKYNSARLNNYEKYIEVLDEPLQRAVSNILKAFII; from the coding sequence ATGAGATATGCTATTAGCTATGTAAGTACAGCATCAAAGGATCTGCAAGAAAATGAAATTCAAAGGATTCTTTATTCTTCTGAAGATCAAAATAATAAAGATAATATTACCGGTCTGCTATTATTTTCAGAAGGTAATTTTTTTCAGGTTATTGAAGGCAGAAAAGAAGATGTTACTGAACTTTATCGGAAAATTGAAAATGATCGCAGACATCACAATATAATTAAGCTTTTTCAAAAGCCTATTCACAACGAGTCATTTGATGGTTATAAATCTGATTTCATTTCAGAGGATGCCAAATATAATAGCGCTAGATTGAACAATTATGAAAAATATATTGAAGTACTAGACGAACCACTTCAAAGAGCTGTTTCAAACATTTTAAAAGCATTTATCATATAA
- a CDS encoding sigma-70 family RNA polymerase sigma factor produces MRQLKITKQVTNRETASLDKYLQEIGKVDLITADEEVELAQRIKAGDDRALEKLTKANLRFVVSVAKQYQNQGLTLPDLINEGNLGLIKAAKRFDETRGFKFISYAVWWIRQSILQALAEQSRIVRLPLNKIGSINKINKTFAFLEQSHERPPSAEEIAKELDMTINDVKESMKNSGRHVSMDAPLVEGEDSNLYDVLRSGESPNPDKELLHESLRTEIERALETLTPREADVIRLYFGLGDQHPMTLEEIGETFDLTRERVRQIKEKAIRRLKHTSRSKILKTYLG; encoded by the coding sequence ATGAGACAACTCAAGATTACGAAGCAGGTTACCAATCGTGAAACCGCTTCGTTAGACAAGTATTTGCAAGAAATTGGAAAAGTAGACCTGATCACCGCTGATGAAGAGGTAGAATTGGCACAAAGAATTAAAGCTGGTGATGACCGTGCCCTGGAGAAACTAACCAAAGCGAACCTTCGTTTTGTGGTTTCTGTAGCAAAACAATATCAAAATCAAGGTTTAACCCTCCCCGATCTTATTAATGAGGGTAATTTAGGACTAATTAAAGCCGCGAAACGTTTCGATGAAACGCGTGGTTTTAAGTTTATATCTTATGCCGTATGGTGGATTCGTCAAAGCATCCTTCAGGCGTTAGCTGAACAATCCAGGATTGTGCGTTTACCGTTAAACAAAATTGGTTCTATTAATAAAATCAATAAGACTTTTGCTTTCTTAGAGCAGTCGCATGAGCGTCCGCCTAGTGCTGAGGAAATAGCGAAAGAGTTAGATATGACGATTAACGACGTTAAGGAATCTATGAAAAATTCCGGGCGTCACGTATCTATGGATGCTCCTCTGGTAGAAGGTGAGGATTCTAACCTCTATGATGTACTTAGATCTGGGGAATCCCCAAATCCTGACAAGGAGCTTCTGCATGAGTCGCTTAGAACAGAAATTGAGCGTGCTTTGGAAACCCTTACTCCGCGTGAAGCTGATGTAATCAGACTTTATTTTGGACTTGGAGATCAACATCCTATGACTTTGGAAGAAATTGGCGAGACTTTTGATCTAACTAGAGAAAGAGTACGTCAAATTAAGGAAAAAGCCATTAGAAGATTAAAACATACGTCAAGAAGTAAAATTTTAAAAACGTATCTTGGCTAA